The nucleotide window GCCTTTCAAAAAACCTACAACAATCTCTGAAGGGATGGAGGCTTACTACCGGGTAGGACCTGCTTATACATACTACACCGGACGTAAGCCCCAAGACCTTGGCTTTAACGAAGCATACGTGCTTGGCACAACCCAAGGAATTGTCAGCGCCTTGGTAACAGTGGATCAAATGGCACTAGGCGCAGCAGCTTGGGTTGGAAAGAAGGTCATGGGCAACGAAGCACACGCGGCAACAAGTGACACCCATGAAGCCGAAACGTGGACTTCTAAAATTCTAAATGCGGGGAAAAGCGTATTGGATCCACACACCTGGGCAATGGCGTGGCAAATGCTCACGTATGGGCTTGAGCACAGTACCGCTGAAGAAAAGCTCTTTATGGTGAATAAAATTGTCGCGGAATTCATTTCAGTCGGGCTCATTGGTGGAGAAGTTCTGCATGGACTCAAAGCAAGCAAGCTCGGCATTCAAGGGTCCCGTGCAATGAAATCAATGACGGTGGCTATGGAAGTGATCGCCACGCAGTGTCCAACGCTAGCCATGTACGGGTATAACAGTGAACGAATTTGTGTTGGTCTAGAAAATGTAGCCGCCCAAGGAATTCGTGTCTGGGATGATTTACTACTCCGCAGTGCCCACGTGGGAGAGACAGCCCATGGAGTGGAGGCAAATCTATATCACCCCACTGTCGGGGTTTATTCGCATGCCAAAGAAGAGATCGAAGCAAAAAGAGAACATTCTTTTGCCTACGACGAGCTTGTAACCATCCGTGAGCACCTGCGCTTGGCCATCCAGCATGCAGAGAGCCTTGGCCTAACCGAGGGGCAACGAGCCGACCTTCAGGCTTCAAATCGTGAGGTGCTTAGGCGGCTTCAAGGGGTCGACCGCGAAGGTCATTAGGCCATCTTTACTTCTCCACCACAGCCCCAGGCAAATTCTTCAGCTTTTTGCCAAGCGCCAATAGACATTTTTTGAGCTCTTCCACCCAAGAAACTCCAAGGTCTTTGAATGAAATCTTGAGCTTGGTGCCCGAAATGATCCACCGATTGTTGTATTCCAAAAGCGACATAATATTTTCGGGCTTCACGCTTTCAGACATATGTAAAACAATTTGCCGGTCTTCTTGTGAGTGGACATTTTCTGCCTTCACATTGAGGATGCCGGCTTTTTTTGCAAACATTTTTATCTCTAAAACGCGGAACAAATTCGAAACCTCTTCCGGCATTCGTCCATAATCTTCCACCAGTTCAGTGCGCAGCTCCGTGAGGTAGTCGAGCGTATCGGCTCCGGCCAATTTTTGGTAAACAGAAATCTTTTCTTTGGAACTGACAATATACTCATCCGGCACATAAGCAGGCAGCGGAATTTCGATGGTCACATCCTTCATGGTGGTCTCTCGTTCCTTCACTTTCTTGCCTTTCTTCAAATCTTCCACCGCCTGGTTGAGCATGCGCACAAAGTGCGAAACGCCCACCACCTGAATGGCCCCCGACTGATTGGCCCCAAGCACATCTCCTGCCCCTCGAATTTCCAAATCTTTCATGGCAATTTGGAACCCGGCACCCAGTTCGTTGGCCTCCACAATGGCCTTGAGACGTTTTTTTGCATCCAGCGGCAGGCGCTCCATTTGATACAAAAAGTACGAGTACGCCTGCACTTTCGCGCGTCCCACCCGTCCACGAAGTTGATAAAGCTGCGCGAGTCCAAAACGTTCGGCGTTGTTCACAATGAGGGTGTTCGCATTCGCAAGATCAATTCCGTTTTCAATGATGGTCGAGCTCACAAGAATATCGTACTCCCCACTTTTGAAGGCCAAAATTCGGCGTTCCAGCTCGTCTGGTGCAAGTTTTCCGTGCGTAACCACAATGCGAGCCTTCGGCAGCAAAGACCGCAGCTTAGACGCCATGTCATCGATGGTTTGCACACGGTTGTGCAAAAAGTAAATTTGTCCGCCGCGTTCCATTTCTTTTTCCACCGCACCTTTAATGAGCGCCAGCGAATACCGACGCACTTCCGTCACAATAGGGAGTCTTCCGGGCGGCGGCGTGGTGATGGTCGTGATGTCTCTGAGTCCGTGCAAACTGATGTTCAGCGTACGAGGAATCGGTGTCGCGGTCATGGTTAAAATGTGCACTTCTTTGCGGAAGTCTTTGAGGCGCTCTTTTTGCTTCACCCCAAAACGCTGTTCTTCGTCAATGATGAGCAGGCCCAAATCTTTGAATTTGAGGTCGTCTTGCAAAAGACGGTGGGTGCCAATAATAATGTCGATTTCGCCTCGCTCAAGGGCTTTTAGAATCTTCTTTTGCTCGGCAGGGCTACGGAAACGACTCAGCATTTCGATGCGAACATTGAAGCCTTCCATGCGTTTCACAAAACTCTTAAAATGTTGATCCACCAAAATCGTGATGGGCGCGAGCACGGCCACTTGCTTGCCGTTGTCCACAGCCTTGAACGCCGCGCGCATGGCCACTTCCGTCTTTCCAAAACCCACGTCTCCACACACCAGTCTATCCATCGGTTTTTTGCGTTCCATGTCGCGTTTCACATCCAAAATTGCACGCAGCTGACCGGGGGTCGGCTCATATTGAAAATTCTTTTCAAATTGAATCATGCGACTGCTGTCGTTGTCACACATAAAGCCTTGGGCACTTTCGCGTTCTGCATACAGTTGCAAAAGTTCCGTCGCAATTTTTTCGGTCTCCTTACGTACCCTATTTTGCATCGTCGTCCACTCGGCACTTCCCAGACGTGTGAGCTTCGGAATTCTATCCCCCGCCCCAATGAATTTAGAAACCTTGTCCGCTTGGTCGATGGGCACAAAAAGTTTGTCGTTTTCGGCGTAACCAATTTTTAAATACTCGCGCGTCACTTCATCAATGGTGCGCTTATCGAGCCCCAAAAACTGCCCAATTCCATGATCGGTATGCACCACAAAATCGCCCGGCTTCAGGCCCGTCAAAAAGTCCGTGTAAACCTTCTGCCGTTCAGGGCGTTTTTCCTGTTCCCCAAATCCGCCCACATTGCGATCCGAAACCACCATAAAATTGAGTCCAGGATTTTGAAACGCTTCCGGAAAAATATCCTCCTGGTCCACATGAAAAATCACCACTTGCCTGGATTCAAAACTCGCCCCCCGCTTGTAGCTCACAAAAGGGATTTTCTTCTCTTCAAAAAGCCCGGTGTAAAGTTCAGGATGTTTAGTGAACAAAAACACCGTCCACTCATTCGCGAGTTTGTCGCGCAAATCGGTGACAAAATCCAGCGGTGCGTAATATTTTAAAACCGAAAGGTAATGCAGGTGATGATGATAAGCCGTCTCCTCCATAAAGGACCGGAACTCCAAATAACGGGATTCCGGCAAACGCGTTTTCATCGCAGCCTCAAAAGCTTCACTATCGTCATCCGGGAACTCCACTTCATCATCCAAAACCAAAGAGCCGCGGCCAAAATAATGGAGCAGTGGCGTATCGCCTTCCGGCACTTCAATGGGATAAATTTCCAGATGATCGACTTCTTGCACGTCCACTTTGTCCACTTGATTGAAAAGCGCAATTTTTTCCACCTCATCAAAACCGAGTTCCAGTCGCACCGGGGTTTCCATATTCACCGGCCAAATCGTCATCAAATCTCCATGGCGATGGTACTCCCCTTTCTCCACATAAGTGTCCATCGAAACCTCATAACCAATCCCAATGAGTTTTTCAAACACTTCAACAGGGTCCACCGCATCTTTCTTTTTCAGTTTCAAAACCCCACGCTTCACAAGATCGGGATTGGGGAAAAGTCCAAAGAGCTCTCGGTAGGGAAGCACAAAAAAAGACGGCCTTTGCTCATCCAAAACCAGCGATAAAAAAGCCATCTTTCGAACCGTGTTTTCTCGATCCAAACCGCTGTCCCTCATGGGATTGTCTTCTTTCTCGTAAGCAAAAACGGGTAAGTCGCCCCACAAGCGAAGGTCTCGCAAAGTGTTTTCTTTGTGCTGAGAATCGCTGGTCAGCCAAAGCACTCGTTTAAGGTCTTTCACCTCACGAGCCAAATCGGCAATTAAAAACGCTTTCGAAGAAACATTCCCAGCCCCTGAAATGGAACTATAGCCTTGATCTTGAAATTGCTCTATTACCTGAAGATTCTGCCCATGCGGGAAGAGTGTGATCAGATGTTTACAGTCCTTCACAATTTACTAAAAAACTAAACTTTAAAATTAAACCTTGAGCGGCATGATGATGTGCAGATAATCCGTGCCCGAGGTCGGCGTTACCATAACAGGAGAAAGTCCATCATTCAAGCCCAAATTCACTTCCTTGCTTCCCAGATGAGAAAGCACGTCGAGCAAATATTGTACGTTGAGCGCCGTTTCAATGGCCTCCCCATTCACCTGAGCTGCCAAATCCGTGCTGCCCTGACCCACTTGAGTTTCTTCGCTGGCAATCTGAATGCCGTCTTTATGAACCTTCAAACGAACGTTATTGCTGTTTTCACGCACAATCACTGAAACTTTTTTAAGCCCCAGGATCAAATCTTCCGTGGAAAGCAAAGCGGTGGTCTTGATTTCTTTGGGTAAAATTTTCTCGTAATCAGGGAAGTTGCCTTCGATCAACCGAGACATCAGCTCCACCCCGTCCACCTTGAACAAAACCTGTCCTTTGCTCACATACACATCGAATTCCGCTGCCGCACTGGAGCTTAAAATTTTCATCAATTCTTGAGCCGTTTTCGAGGGAACAATGAATGATAAATCTTTTTCGCTATCCCTTTCGTTCAACAACGTTTTCTCCCCAAGCCGATAGCTATCCGTGGCCGCCAACTTGGTCTGCTTTCCGTTCACCTGCCAATACACTCCCGTTAAAACGGGGCGAGAAATATTGGTGGACGCCGCAAAAACAACCTGCTCCAAAGCACTTAAAATGCTCTTTGTTGAAAACTTTAAAACATCCGGTTTTTCAAGCTTAGGCAAAAGCGGAAATTCCTCGCTGGAAATCCCCTTCATCTTCGTATTCGAACCCTTACTTTGAACCTGAAGCGTATTTCCACCATTCACCGAAAGTAAAACTTCTTTATCGTTCAAAAGAGCCACATAAGAACTCAAAATTTTGGCGGGAATGGTCAAACTTCCCTCATTCTCGACACTTGCTTCAAAAGAAGCTGAAATAGCAATCTCCAAATTGGTCGCAGACAAAAAAAGACGCTTTCCTTCCGCCCTCAGTAAAATATTATTCAAAACCGGCAAAGTGCTATTGGGACTGACGGCTCTATTCACGAGTGAAAGAGCTAAAGCCAGATCCGCCTGGGCGCAAGTGAGTTTCATTAAAATTTGGCTAGGAAATCGCAAAAAGTGAAGCAAATTTTTTTGCACATGTCTATAAGAAAAAACAAAACAAAAATATATATAAATAAAACAGCAGTGACTGTAGTAAGGCCTTGCCAAAACCCTCCATTTTCTAGCAAAACAAACATTTTTACACACAAATCCCAACCTCAATTGTGCAAAACTTTAATCTGTAAAAACAAAGGACGGTGCAAAACTCGTGCAAAAAAGCAAAAACAGCGGACGCTTTGTGCACAAGATAAGCAAATAAGCACGCAACTCACACAAAAAAAGTAAAATAAAACAAGAAAAATTGATTTTTAAAAAAGTCCGTGCAAAACACCGCATCCACTTTCGAACACGTTTTACACAAAAAATCTAAAAAAGCACCACCGTGTGTATAAGGGGACGGCGGTCAAAGCGCCTCAAAATCACCCCGGCAAGCTCGCTGCGCACAGCCGCTTCATAGTCGCCAATGTCCAGCCGCCGCTTCTCTCGGTTGCCCAGCTTTTCCACGGCATTTTTAGCCGCATGTTCCAGATCACGAATGAACTTGAGCTGCTCCTTTTGGTAAAAGAACCCGCGCGTCACCACAATGGGTGTTCCCACAACCCGCCCCTTATTCACCTTAATGACCACGCTCACCATTCCATTCTGCGCCATCATTTCACGCTCCTTTAAAACATGGGAGCCCAAATCCCCTCGCATCTCCCCGTCCACCACCACAAAACGCACCTTGATGTCTTCCGTCTTCATCTCCACTTTTCCAGCGCGAATTTCAATCACATTTCCATTGTCCATCATGTGCACGTGCTCAGCCGGGATCCCCACCTGAGGTCCCAAGGAGCCATGTGCGCTTCGCATGTAATAATTCCCATGAATCGGCACAAGATGATCGGGACGAATCAAACTCATCATCAGCTTCAAATCTTCCTGTTGGCCATGCCCGGACGTATGCACGTCCATGATTCCGTTGTGCACCACATGCGCCCCGAGGCGCGCCAGTGCATCCACCAAAAAAGCCACCGATTTTTCGTTCCCAATGATCGGCGAAGACGAAACCACCACCGTGTCCCCGGGATGAATTTTAACCTGGGTGTGAGCCCCGTTGGCCATGCGCGAAAGAGCCGCCATCGGCTCCCCTTGCCCCCCCGTAGTGAGCACAAGGACCTGCCTGTCATCGAATTTATTCACCTCTTTGAGCGGCTGCAATTGCTCCTTGTGAAATTTAATGAACCCGAGCTTGTGCGCAATCTCCACATTGGCCTCCAAACTGCCTCCGGACAAAAACACCTTGCGCCCGTTCATTTGAGCAAAATCAATGATCTGCTGAATGCGCCCAATGAGAGATGCAAAACACGTCACCACAATGCGTCCCTGGGCGTCTGAAATCGCTTTTTCCAGGTTTTCGGCCACCACTCGTTCCGAAATCGTGTGCCCAGGCTTCGTGGCATTGGTGCTGTCCGCAAACAAAATATTCACCCCGCGCTTGCCCAGCTCATTCATCTTACGCATGTCGCATTCCACCCCATCGGCGGGCGTGAAATCAAATTTAAAGTCCCCCGTATGCACAATGCTGCCTTCCGGACTTTGAATAAAAATGCCCATCGCATCGGGAATCGAGTGGTTCACGCGAAAAAATTCCACATTGAAACGCCCAAAATGATAAACCTGTTCGTTATCCACCACCTTCAGCGTCGTTTGCTTCAAAAGCTTGTGTTCCTCCAATTGTTTTTGCACCAGCCCGAGCGAAAGCTTGGAGCCATAAACGGGTGGAAAACCCAGATCCGGCAGCACATAAGGCAAACCTCCAATGTGATCGAGGTGCGCGTGCGTGATCAAAATTCCGCGAATTCTATCCTTGCGCTCCACCAGGTATTGAATATCTGGGATAATATAATCCACCCCAAACATCTCATCGTCCGGGAATTGAAAGCCCATGTCCACAACCAAAATGTCATGCTCATATTCCACAATCATGCAGTTTTTCCCCACTTCTTCAAGGCCGCCCACCGGGATCATCCGCATCACCTTGGGATGCACGCTAGGGCCCTTTGCCGGGCCTTTCGGCTGAGGACGTGCTTTGGAGGCAGGGCCCGCCAAAAGCTCTCCTTTTGGGGTGGCTAAAGGGGCCTTGGACCCGCCTTGAACGGTGGTCCTAAGCCATTCTGACAATTTATCTATTTTGCTCATGATTTCTTTTACGATTAAACAAGTCTTCTTCCCTCGAATTTTTTCAAAAACAGTCTAGCAGACACAAAACCCAAGGTCTATGGAAGTTTCACGCGCTTTACAAAACAAAGCAAAGATGTACAATTCATCATTAAGCAAGTTCCCGTATTTAACCCCCATCTTTATGCCACTAGAACAAACGGAAGAAGAAAGAGGAGAAGGCATTAAGGAACTGGTCTTGGCTGCAGCTGCAGCTGGCGTTGGGGCACTCATCGTCTCAGGGGCGGAATCGGCTGGGCCCGAAACACATGTCCAGGCAAGCGCCTCTAGCAAAGTCGACCCTAGGCTACAGGCACTCCAAGACGTCGCCTCAGAACTATTGGGACCCCCGGCGGACCATCCCCAGGCAGCCGGCATCGGAGCCATGCTGGGTCTGACAGTCTTCATGGTTGCAAAAGCAGTGGGCAGGGGAACCTTGTCTACAACAAACCCCAAAAGCGGCATCTAACAGGTTGACTTTCCTTTGGGCTCGCGCTTCACTTTAAGCAATGAAGCCCACCCGTTTTATCTTCGAAGAAGCCGCTTTTAGCCCCAAAGAAAGGTGGGCACGTTTTTCCTACAGCCTCACTTTTGCAGATGGAAAGCCCCTGCATTTCAACGAAACACTGCAATTTCCAGCGGGGAAAACGCAAAAAGTCCCGGGCGCCCTGCTCAAGGAACTGCTCAAAAATCTGCATCTGGTTTTGGGGCTGAGCTACTACAAACTCTACTGTCCCGCAAAAATTCAAATGCCTTACCAATTGAGCCCGGATGAGGCCCATTTTTGGGAAACCCTCTACCGCAAAGGCCTTGGAGAATTCTTCTATCGCAATCACGTGGATTTCCGCAAACTTCTCCGCTTTCCCTCTTCCAAAAAAGCCCGTCCGTTCATGCCCGTCCCCTTGCCCACGAAAGAGCATGCCCTGCTCGGAATTGGAGGAGGAAAAGACTCCATCGTAGCCGGTGAATTTTTGAAAAAACGCAAAATTCCTCTGAAGGGATTTGTGCTTGAAACGGGCCCAAGCTCCCCAGTGGTGAGCGCCGTGATGAAAGCCATGAAGATCCAGCCTTTTGTGGTGCAACGCCGCCTAGACCCCAAAGTCTTTCAAAGCCTGCCCGACGCGCTCAACGGGCACATCCCCATCTCGGCCATTTTCGCCTTCACTGGACTCTTTGCCGCCGCCCTCTACGGCTACCGCTACACCGTGGTCGCCAACGAAGCCAGCAGCAACCAGGGCAACCTCACCTACTTGGGGGAAAGCATCAATCATCAATGGAGCAAATCCGCCGAATTCGAAGCAGCTTTGCAAGAACACTTTCGCCTGCGCCTTTCTCCCAGCCTCACCTATTTCTCAGCCATCCGTCATTTTTATGAAATCCGTGTGGTGGAGGAATTTGTCAAACACCCAAAATACTTCCCGCTTTTCACCAGTTGCAACCGCAGTTTCCGCATCGAAAAAGTGCGTCCAAAAACGCTGTGGTGCGGCGAGTGTGCCAAGTGCACCTTTGTTTTCGCCGAATTGGCGGCCTTTTTAAAACCCGCCGAGCTCTTGCCAATTTTCGGCAAAAATCTGTTTGAAGAAGAAGCGCTGCTCCCGCTTTTCAAAGACCTCTGTGGCCTAGGCAAAATGAAGCCCTTCGATTGCGTGGGCACTTTTGAAGAAAGCCGAGCAGCCCTCCGTTTGGCTCAAAAAAACTGGGCAAAAACCGTGGCGATCCAAACTCTGCTTCCACTGCTGAAAAAACACTTTCCAAAAGACAAGGACGAGGCTCTTTTTAAGGTTCAAAATGCGCCAACACTG belongs to Candidatus Peregrinibacteria bacterium and includes:
- the mfd gene encoding transcription-repair coupling factor; this translates as MKDCKHLITLFPHGQNLQVIEQFQDQGYSSISGAGNVSSKAFLIADLAREVKDLKRVLWLTSDSQHKENTLRDLRLWGDLPVFAYEKEDNPMRDSGLDRENTVRKMAFLSLVLDEQRPSFFVLPYRELFGLFPNPDLVKRGVLKLKKKDAVDPVEVFEKLIGIGYEVSMDTYVEKGEYHRHGDLMTIWPVNMETPVRLELGFDEVEKIALFNQVDKVDVQEVDHLEIYPIEVPEGDTPLLHYFGRGSLVLDDEVEFPDDDSEAFEAAMKTRLPESRYLEFRSFMEETAYHHHLHYLSVLKYYAPLDFVTDLRDKLANEWTVFLFTKHPELYTGLFEEKKIPFVSYKRGASFESRQVVIFHVDQEDIFPEAFQNPGLNFMVVSDRNVGGFGEQEKRPERQKVYTDFLTGLKPGDFVVHTDHGIGQFLGLDKRTIDEVTREYLKIGYAENDKLFVPIDQADKVSKFIGAGDRIPKLTRLGSAEWTTMQNRVRKETEKIATELLQLYAERESAQGFMCDNDSSRMIQFEKNFQYEPTPGQLRAILDVKRDMERKKPMDRLVCGDVGFGKTEVAMRAAFKAVDNGKQVAVLAPITILVDQHFKSFVKRMEGFNVRIEMLSRFRSPAEQKKILKALERGEIDIIIGTHRLLQDDLKFKDLGLLIIDEEQRFGVKQKERLKDFRKEVHILTMTATPIPRTLNISLHGLRDITTITTPPPGRLPIVTEVRRYSLALIKGAVEKEMERGGQIYFLHNRVQTIDDMASKLRSLLPKARIVVTHGKLAPDELERRILAFKSGEYDILVSSTIIENGIDLANANTLIVNNAERFGLAQLYQLRGRVGRAKVQAYSYFLYQMERLPLDAKKRLKAIVEANELGAGFQIAMKDLEIRGAGDVLGANQSGAIQVVGVSHFVRMLNQAVEDLKKGKKVKERETTMKDVTIEIPLPAYVPDEYIVSSKEKISVYQKLAGADTLDYLTELRTELVEDYGRMPEEVSNLFRVLEIKMFAKKAGILNVKAENVHSQEDRQIVLHMSESVKPENIMSLLEYNNRWIISGTKLKISFKDLGVSWVEELKKCLLALGKKLKNLPGAVVEK
- the dnaN gene encoding DNA polymerase III subunit beta — encoded protein: MKLTCAQADLALALSLVNRAVSPNSTLPVLNNILLRAEGKRLFLSATNLEIAISASFEASVENEGSLTIPAKILSSYVALLNDKEVLLSVNGGNTLQVQSKGSNTKMKGISSEEFPLLPKLEKPDVLKFSTKSILSALEQVVFAASTNISRPVLTGVYWQVNGKQTKLAATDSYRLGEKTLLNERDSEKDLSFIVPSKTAQELMKILSSSAAAEFDVYVSKGQVLFKVDGVELMSRLIEGNFPDYEKILPKEIKTTALLSTEDLILGLKKVSVIVRENSNNVRLKVHKDGIQIASEETQVGQGSTDLAAQVNGEAIETALNVQYLLDVLSHLGSKEVNLGLNDGLSPVMVTPTSGTDYLHIIMPLKV
- a CDS encoding ribonuclease J, whose amino-acid sequence is MSKIDKLSEWLRTTVQGGSKAPLATPKGELLAGPASKARPQPKGPAKGPSVHPKVMRMIPVGGLEEVGKNCMIVEYEHDILVVDMGFQFPDDEMFGVDYIIPDIQYLVERKDRIRGILITHAHLDHIGGLPYVLPDLGFPPVYGSKLSLGLVQKQLEEHKLLKQTTLKVVDNEQVYHFGRFNVEFFRVNHSIPDAMGIFIQSPEGSIVHTGDFKFDFTPADGVECDMRKMNELGKRGVNILFADSTNATKPGHTISERVVAENLEKAISDAQGRIVVTCFASLIGRIQQIIDFAQMNGRKVFLSGGSLEANVEIAHKLGFIKFHKEQLQPLKEVNKFDDRQVLVLTTGGQGEPMAALSRMANGAHTQVKIHPGDTVVVSSSPIIGNEKSVAFLVDALARLGAHVVHNGIMDVHTSGHGQQEDLKLMMSLIRPDHLVPIHGNYYMRSAHGSLGPQVGIPAEHVHMMDNGNVIEIRAGKVEMKTEDIKVRFVVVDGEMRGDLGSHVLKEREMMAQNGMVSVVIKVNKGRVVGTPIVVTRGFFYQKEQLKFIRDLEHAAKNAVEKLGNREKRRLDIGDYEAAVRSELAGVILRRFDRRPLIHTVVLF